From Dermochelys coriacea isolate rDerCor1 chromosome 8, rDerCor1.pri.v4, whole genome shotgun sequence, the proteins below share one genomic window:
- the LOC122455371 gene encoding 2-5A-dependent ribonuclease-like, whose translation MEATGNSQEEVSTSKNETAADKSSVLNDAVRNHSTEKVRELLAEGADVNFKVGGGWTPLHSAVQDDQEEIVDLLLEQGADPCARKKNGATPFIVAGIVGNVRLLELFLSKGSEINENDDNGFTAFMEAAYYGNEEALRFLYYNGADVNLRRVVNEEKRSLNKGGATALMDAAREGHLSVVKILVSEMKADMNICDNQGRNALIHVFLPSDNKTRESIAPIVHFLLDCAVDVNRRDEHGKTTLILAVEIQSLDLVKALLEKNEVDINDADREGKTALMIAVEKKYYEIAKLLCEKGARTDLGDLIGIVNRKYNKKMADLLRQYGAKAGPSQPQDWEPTSKRWGEQLKVLYNMYRPMIGKLKILQHNDFRIQRTSQGGIYLGLFDGKEVAVKIFRIGTEIAKQEKMCLEQCLTSNHLVKLFGAEEKKPCLYLCLSLCEKNLEEHLRASENEVNCKSILKTLFEAVQELHMFGFGHQDLHPHNILIDAAGKVRLADFDKSKRLSEGQNDVIIKDLKVLRRLVLYVVTLGKASFEENDRDELDASCPEDVQDYVETVDLRESLVSPDEGIPVENLLRELIQHPFFWSKQTKYRFLRDVGNESDIKTRNTKHHNNKSEILKALNCDEHPLQQWTEQIDKLVLDSMLNPFSKNKNQNQNKKKPYENYVTDLLKFIRNMGEHFDEKEEKVKEIIKEPSEYFLHLFPELTVYVYKCLRSIQHHKHFPSPQCLSQL comes from the exons ATGGAGGCCACTGGTAACAGCCAGGAAGAGGTATCGACCTCAAAAAATGAAACAGCAGCAGACAAATCCTCTGTGCTAAACGATGCTGTCCGAAACCATTCAACAGAGAAAGTCCGGGAGCTGTTGGCGGAAGGAGCAGATGTTAATTTCAAGGTAGGAGGTGGTTGGACACCTCTGCACAGTGCGGTACAGGATGATCAGGAAGAGATTGTTGATCTTCTGCTGGAGCAGGGTGCTGATCCATGTGCCAGGAAGAAAAATGGTGCCACTCCCTTTATTGTAGCAGGGATAGTGGGAAATGTGAGACTTTTAGAGCTCTTCCTTTCTAAGGGATCAGAAATCAATGAGAATGACGACAATGGTTTCACAGCCTTTATGGAGGCTGCTTATTATGGGAATGAGGAGGCCTTAAGATTCTTGTACTATAATGGGGCAGATGTGAATTTGCGGAGGGTGGTTAACGAGGAGAAAAGATCACTGAATAAAGGTGGGGCAACAGCCCTGATGGATGCTGCCAGGGAGGGTCACCTCTCAGTCGTAAAAATTCTTGTCAGTGAGATGAAGGCTGACATGAACATCTGTGACAACCAGGGCAGGAATGCTTTAATCCATGTCTTCCTTCCAAGTGATAACAAGACAAGGGAGTCAATTGCCCCAATTGTTCATTTCCTGCTGGATTGTGCTGTTGATGTGAACAGAAGAGATGAACATGGGAAAACTACCCTCATCCTGGCAGTTGAGATACAAAGTCTGGATTTGGTAAAAGCTTTATTGGAGAAGAATGAAGTTGACATCAATGATGCTGACAGAGAGGGCAAAACAGCACTGATGATAGCTGTAGAgaaaaaatattatgaaatagCAAAGCTACTGTGTGAAAAAGGGGCAAGGACTGACCTTGGGGACCTTATTGGGATTGTCAATAGGAAATACAATAAGAAAATGGCAGATCTTCTTCGCCAGTACGGCGCCAAGGCTGGTCCAAGTCAACCTCAAGATTGGGAACCCACCAGCAAACGCTGGGGAGAGCAGCTGAAGGTTCTCTACAACATGTATCGTCCTATGATTGGAAAACTTAAAATCCTCCAACATAATGATTTCAGGATTCAGAGAACCTCCCAAGGGGGCATCTACCTGGGACTCTTTGATGGGAAGGAGGTGGCTGTGAAGATATTCCGCATTGGCACAGAAATTGCTAAACAAGAGAAAATGTGCCTTGAACAATGTCTGACCAGCAACCATTTAGTAAAGCTTTTTGGTGCTGAGGAAAAGAAACCTTGCCTGTACTTGtgcctctctctctgtgagaAGAACCTTGAAGAACACCTGAGAGCATCAGAGAATGAAGTGAACTGCAAGAGTATTCTTAAGACACTCTTTGAGGCAGTTCAAGAACTACACATGTTTGGATTTGGCCATCAGGATCTACACCCACATAACATTTTGATAG ATGCTGCTGGTAAAGTTCGCTTAGCGGATTTTGATAAGAGCAAAAGATTGAGTGAAGGACAGAATGATGTTATAATCAAAGATCTGAAG GTGCTCAGAAGACTGGTCCTGTATGTTGTTACACTGGGTAAGGCCTCCTTTGAGGAAAATGATAGAGACGAATTGGATGCAAGTTGTCCAGAGGATGTGCAGGATTATGTGGAGACTGTAGACCTAAGGGAAAGTCTGGTCTCCCCTGATGAAGGAATCCCAGTTGAAAACCTGCTGAGAGAGTTGATCCAACATCCCTTTTTCTGGAGCAAGCAAAC CAAGTACAGGTTCCTGAGAGACGTTGGGAATGAGAGCGATATCAAAACTCGCAACACCAAACATCACAACAACAAGAGTGAGATTCTGAAAGCTTTGAATTGTGATGAGCACCCTTTGCAGCAGTGGACTGAGCAG ATTGACAAATTGGTTCTGGACAGCATGCTCAATCCCTTCAGCAAGAAcaagaaccagaaccagaacaaGAAGAAACCGTATGAAAACTATGTCACGGACCTACTGAAGTTCATCAGGAACATGGGCGAGCACTTTGATGAGAAGGAAGAAAA